In Panicum virgatum strain AP13 chromosome 4N, P.virgatum_v5, whole genome shotgun sequence, a single window of DNA contains:
- the LOC120670361 gene encoding LRR receptor-like serine/threonine-protein kinase HSL2 has product MSGSSACRRFPVLLVLLFLVLAGEGRSQPAGAGAGDRDTLLAVKKDWGSPPQLASWDPAATPDHCNWTGVTCATGGGGGAVTGITLSGLHLTGSVPASVCALKSLARLDLSYNNLTSAFPAAALYACAGLRFLDLSNNQLSGVLPGDIDSLSPAMEHLNLSTNGFAGEVPPAVARLAALRSLLLDTNRFTGAYPAAGISGLAGLEVLTLADNAFAPGPVPAEFAQLTNLTYLWMDRMNLTGEIPEAFSSLTELTVFSLASNELTGLVPAWVLQHGKLQKLYLFDNSLSGELPRNVTAVNLVELDLSSNQLTGEIPEGFGKLKNLGLLFLYKNQLTSTIPASIGLLTQLKDVRLFNNRLSGELPPELGKHSPLGNLEVGNNNLSGPLREALCANGGLYDIVAFNNSFSGEFPAKLGVCVTINNLMLYNNRFSGDFPAKIWSFPKLTTVMIQNNSFTGTLPSEISPNISRIEMGYNMFSGSVPVLATGLKVFHAENNRLAGEFPSDMSKLANLTDLSAPGNRITGSIPASINLLQKLNTLDLSGNRISGAIPPASLGTLPALTTLDLSDNLLTGGIPSDISNLINSLNLSSNQLTGEVPVLLQIAAYDRSFLGNPGLCARPGPDTNLPACRGGGGGAHDELSMGLIILFAMLAGIVLVGSVGIAWLLFRRRKESHEVTDWKMTAFTQLDFAESDVLSNIREENVIGSGGSGKVYRIHLGGDEEGGGGGRMVAVKRIWNSRKVDEKLDKEFESEVKVLGSIRHNNIVKLLCCISSQEAKLLVYEYMENGSLDRWLHHRDREGAPAPLDWPTRLAIAVDAAKGLSYMHHDCTQPIVHRDVKSSNILLDPDFQAKIADFGLARILVKSGEPESVSAIGGTFGYMAPEYGYRPKVNEKVDVYSFGVVLLELTTGKVANDSGADMCLAEWAWRRYQKGAPFDDVVDEAIREPAYVPDILSVFTMGVICTGENPLTRPSMKEVLHQLIRCEQIAAEAEACQAGYEGGGAPLLEPRKKGSRRRSMSDSGRWNGGDDDDEDSGNFVVRVV; this is encoded by the exons ATGTCAGGCTCCTCCGCATGCCGCCGCTTCCCCGTGCTTctcgtcctcctcttcctcgtcctcGCTGGCGAGGGCCGCTCCCAGCCCGctggcgcgggcgccggcgaccGGGACACTCTGCTCGCCGTCAAAAAGGATTGGGGCAGCCCCCCGCAGCTCGCGTCCTGggaccccgccgccacccccgacCACTGCAACTGGACCGGCGTCACCtgcgccaccggcggcggcggcggggccgtcaCGGGAATCACCCTGTCCGGCCTCCACCTCACCGGCTCCGTCCCGGCGTCCGTCTGCGCGCTCAAGAGCCTCGCCCGCCTCGACCTCTCCTACAACAACCTCACCAGCGCCTTCCCCGCCGCGGCGCTCTACGCCTGCGCGGGGCTCCGCTTCCTCGACCTCTCCAACAACCAGCTCTCGGGGGTCCTCCCCGGCGACATCGACAGCctctcgccggcgatggagcatCTCAACCTCTCCACCAACGGCTTCGCCGGCGAGGTGCCGCCCGCGGTGGCGAGGCTCGCGGCGCTCAGGTCCCTGCTGCTCGACACCAACCGCTTCACGGGCGCGTACCCGGCGGCCGGGATAAGCGGGCTCGCCGGGCTCGAGGTCCTCACGCTGGCCGACAACGCGTTCGCGCCGGGGCCCGTGCCCGCGGAGTTCGCCCAGCTCACCAACCTCACCTACCTCTGGATGGACAGAATGAACCTCACCGGGGAGATCCCGGAGGCCTTCTCCAGCCTCACGGAGCTCACGGTGTTCTCCCTGGCGTCCAACGAGCTCACCGGCTTGGTCCCCGCGTGGGTGCTGCAGCACGGGAAGCTTCAGAAGCTCTACCTCTTCGACAACAGCCTCTCCGGCGAGCTGCCGCGCAACGTCACGGCGGTGAACCTGGTTGAGCTTGACCTGTCGTCGAACCAGCTCACCGGAGAGATTCCGGAGGGCTTCGGGAAGCTCAAGAACCTCGGCTTGCtgtttctttacaaaaaccagCTTACCAGCACAATCCCAGCGAGCATTGGGCTGCTAACGCAGCTCAAGGACGTCCGGTTATTCAACAACCggctctccggcgagctcccgccGGAGCTCGGCAAGCACTCGCCGCTCGGCAACCTCGAGGTGGGCAACAACAACCTCTCCGGCCCGCTGCGGGAGGCGCTCTGCGCCAACGGGGGGCTCTACGACATCGTCGCCTTCAACAACAGCTTCTCCGGCGAGTTCCCGGCGAAGCTCGGCGTCTGCGTCACGATAAACAATCTCATGCTCTACAACAACCGCTTCTCCGGCGACTTCCCGGCGAAGATATGGTCGTTCCCGAAGCTGACCACGGTGATGATCCAGAACAACAGCTTCACCGGCACGCTGCCGTCAGAGATCTCCCCCAACATCTCACGGATTGAGATGGGATACAACATGTTCTCCGGCTCCGTCCCCGTGCTGGCAACGGGGCTCAAGGTGTTCCACGCGGAGAACAACCGGCTGGCCGGCGAATTTCCCTCTGACATGAGCAAGCTCGCCAACCTTACTGATCTGTCGGCGCCCGGCAACCGGATCACCGGCTCCATTCCGGCATCGATCAACCTGCTTCAGAAGCTCAATACACTGGACCTGAGCGGCAACCGGATCTCCGGCGCGataccgccggcgagcctcgggACGCTCCCAGCACTGACGACGCTCGATCTGTCCGACAACCTGCTCACCGGCGGCATCCCGTCAGACATAAGCAACCTGATCAACTCGCTCAACCTGTCGTCGAACCAGCTCACCGGCGAGGTGCCGGTTCTGCTCCAGATCGCGGCGTATGACCGCAGCTTCCTCGGCAACCCGGGGCTGTGCGCGAGGCCAGGCCCGGACACGAATCTCCCGGCgtgccgaggcggcggcggaggcgcccacGACGAGCTGTCCATGGGCCTGATCATCCTCTTCGCGATGCTCGCCGGCATCGTCCTCGTCGGCAGCGTCGGCATCGCCTGGCTGCTCTTCCGGCGCCGGAAGGAGAGCCACGAGGTGACGGACTGGAAGATGACGGCCTTCACCCAGCTGGACTTCGCCGAGTCGGACGTGCTGAGCAACATCCGCGAGGAGAACGTGATCGGCAGCGGCGGGTCCGGGAAGGTGTACCGCATCCAcctcggcggcgacgaggagggcggcggcggcggccggatggTGGCCGTCAAGAGGATCTGGAACTCGAGGAAGGTGGACGAGAAGCTGGACAAGGAGTTCGAGTCGGAGGTGAAGGTGCTGGGCAGCATCCGGCACAACAACATCGTCAAGCTGCTCTGCTGCATCTCCAGCCAGGAGGCCAAGCTGCTGGTCTACGAGTACATGGAGAACGGCAGCCTCGACCGGTGGCTGCACCACCGCGACCGCgagggcgcgccggcgccgctggaCTGGCCGACGAGGCTGGCCATTGCCGTCGACGCCGCCAAGGGGCTCAGCTACATGCACCACGACTGCACCCAGCCGATCGTTCACCGCGACGTCAAGTCCAGCAACATCCTGCTCGACCCGGACTTCCAGGCCAAGATCGCCGACTTCGGGCTCGCCCGGATCCTCGTCAAGTCCGGCGAGCCGGAGTCCGTCTCCGCCATCGGCGGCACATTCGGGTACATGGCTCCAG AGTATGGGTACAGGCCAAAGGTGAATGAGAAGGTGGACGTCTACAGCTTCGGCGTCGTCCTGCTCGAGCTGACCACCGGCAAGGTCGCCAACGACAGCGGCGCCGACATGTGCCTGGCGGAGTGGGCGTGGCGGCGGTACCAGAAAGGCGCCCCGTTCGACGACGTCGTCGACGAGGCCATCCGGGAGCCGGCGTACGTGCCGGACATCCTGTCTGTGTTCACCATGGGCGTCATCTGCACGGGGGAGAACCCGCTGACGCGGCCGTCCATGAAGGAGGTCCTGCACCAGCTCATCCGGTGCGAGCAGATCGCCGCCGAGGCGGAGGCGTGCCAGGCGGGctacgagggcggcggcgcgccgctgcTCGAGCCGAGGAAGaaaggcagccggcggcggagcaTGTCGGACTCCGGCCGGTGgaacggcggcgacgacgacgacgaggacagCGGCAACTTCGTGGTCCGCGTCGTGTAG